A window from Citrus sinensis cultivar Valencia sweet orange chromosome 3, DVS_A1.0, whole genome shotgun sequence encodes these proteins:
- the LOC102630812 gene encoding uncharacterized protein LOC102630812 isoform X1: MLRLSSTVPSQIRFLLQSLNEANADSVFRELCQFIEYGIEGSTMMLQTCMDHLNLHGTGLKNPQLESVVASVFKYIMDKPNFSTVFSQSVKITEINEQLLENLSDVLNLSLPERIGIGLALSDSENLDALMCGKNFCMAQIERLCANPVPMNSAEQIQNIIMFLQRSSDLSKHVDSLMQILSLLQSKDHTQFVLNPVLPDELHDATSLRDLDLFHECRDDDFDDILAEMEKEMSMGDVMNELGYGCSADASQCKEILSLFTPLTEITLSRILGAIARTHAGLEDNQNTFSTFTLALGCSTMSDLPPLSSWNVDVLVKAIKQLAPNTNWIRVVENLDYEGFYIPTEEAFSFFMSVYKYACQEPFPLHAVCGSVWKNTEGQLSFLRYAVASPPEVFTFAHSARQLPYVDAVPGLKLQSGQANHAWLCLDLLDVLCQLSEMGHASFARSMLEYPLKQCPEMLLLGMAHINTAYNLIQYEVSFAVFPMIIKSTMSNGMILHIWHVNPNIVLRGFVDAQNMEPDCTIRILEICQELKILSSVLEMIPSPFAIRLAVIASQKELVDLEKWLSINLSTYKDVFFEECLKFVKEVQFGRSQDFSAQPFHHSGALLNLYMEKIPVILKLLKAHIGLITSTKLSEEIEKFQAVVLDSTPRLQNGEAADSSTSEGYADDIEAEANSYFHQMFSGQLTIEAMVQMLARFKESSVKREHSIFECMIGNLFEEYRFFPKYPERQLRIAAVLFGSIIKHQLVTHLTLGIALRGVLDALRKPADSKMFVFGTKALEQFVDRLIEWPQYCNHILQISHLRSTHAELVAFIERALARISSGHLESDGASNPAAHQHVSSQATSGNGEVSGSGITQLGQQLSSQIQLQQRSESVVDDRHKVSAASSSDMKPLLSSIGQPSSVAPLGDTSSAQKLHNAVSAPAMLSISSGFARPSRGVTSTKFGSALNIETLVAAAERRETPIEAPASEVQDKISFIINNISALNVEAKAKEFTEILKEQYYPWFAQYMVMKRASIEPNFHDLYLKFLDKVNSKALNREIVQATYENCKVLLGSELIKSSSEERSLLKNLGSWLGKLTIGRNQVLRAREIDPKSLIIEAYEKGLMIAVIPFTSKILEPCQSSLAYQPPNPWTMAILGLLAEIYSMPNLKMNLKFDIEVLFKNLGVDMKDITPTSLLKDRKREIEGNPDFSNKDVGASQPQLVPEVKPAIVSPLGHVDLPLDVASPPNSGGPTHLLSQYAAPLRLSSGTLMEDEKLAALGISDQLPSAQGLFQASQSQSPFSVSQLSTPIPNIGTHVIINQKLTALGLHLHFQRVVPIAMDRAIKEIVSGIVQRSVSIATQTTKELVLKDYAMESDETRIYNAAHLMVASLAGSLAHVTCKEPLRGSISSQLRNSLQGLTIASELLEQAVQLVTNDNLDLGCAVIEQAATDKAIQTIDGEIAQQLSLRRKHREGVGSSFFDPNIYAQGSMGVPEALRPKPGHLSVSQQRVYEDFVRLPWQNQSSQGSHAMSAGSLTSSGDAAQASAYGLAGGQGNQGYSSSAGSTGFDAVSRPSDVASGTTESTSAGFLSTSLVHIGAADGGILHNSESESVNAAFTPAATELYAADSTEPVKVRILEPGASSQSLPSTAAPERIGSSILEPSLQTRDALDKYHIVAQKLDALIGNDAREAEVQGVISEVPEIILRCISRDEAALAVAQKVFKGLYENASNNLHFSAHLAILAAIRDVCKLVVKELTSWVIYSDEERKFNRDITMGLIRSELLNLAEYNVHMAKLIDGGRNKAATEFAISLLQTLVTDESRVVISELHNLVDALAKLAAKPGSPESLQQLIEIVRNPAANANASSGATTAKDDKARQSKDKKAYSHTTANREDYNIPESVDPDPVGFPEQVSMLFAEWYQICELPGSNDAACTRYVLQLHQNGLLKGDDMTDRFFRRLTEVSVAHCLSSEVINPGTLQSPQQSQSLSFLAIDIYAKLMLSILKCCPVEQGSSKIFLLSKILTVTVKFILKDAEEKKASFNPRPYFRLFINWLLDMSSLDPVADGSNFQILSAFANAFHVLQPLKVPAFSFAWLELVSHRSFMPKLLIGNGQKGWPYIQRLLVNLLQFLEPFLRNAELGVPVRFLYKGTLRVLLVLLHDFPEFLCDYHFTFCDVIPPSCIQMRNIILSAFPRNMRLPDPSTPNLKIDLLPEIRDPPRIFSEVDAALRAKQMRADVDDYLKTGQPGSSFLSELKQKLLLPPSEAASAGTRYNVPLINSLVLYVGMQAIHQLQTRTSHAQSTGNNSSLTAFLVSAALDIFQTLIQDLDTEGRYLFLNAAANQLRYPNNHTHYFSFVLLYLYAEANQEIIQEQITRVLFERLIVNRPHPWGLLITFIELIKLQNPRYNFWNQSFIRCAPEIEKLFESVARSCGGLKPVDDSMVSGWVPDNTH; encoded by the exons ATGCTCAGGCTTTCGTCAACTGTTCCCAGTCAGATTCGGTTCTTGTTGCAGAGCTTGAATGAAGCCAACGCCGATTCCGTCTTCAGAGAGCTCTGTCAG TTCATTGAATATGGAATTGAGGGAAGCACTATGATGCTTCAAACCTGCATGGatcacttgaatcttcatGGGACTGGCTTGAAGAATCCACAGCTTGAATCAGTTGTAGCTTCAGTTTTCAAATACATTATGGACAAGCCAAATTTCAGTACTGTGTTTAGTCAGTCTGTCAAAATTACTGAGATCAATGAACAACTCCTAGAGAATTTATCAGATGTGTTAAACTTATCTCTACCTGAAAGAATTGGCATTGGTCTTGCTTTGTCTGATTCAGAAAATCTTGATGCATTAATGTGCG GGAAGAACTTTTGTATGGCTCAGATTGAAAGGTTGTGTGCCAATCCTGTTCCTATGAATTCTGCCGAGCAAATTCAGAATATTATCATGTTCCTCCAGCGCTCAAGTGACCTTTCCAAGCATGTAGATTCTCTTATGCAGATATTATCTTTGCTGCAATCAAAAGATCATACCCAGTTCGTCTTAAATCCTGTTCTTCCAGATGAATTGCATGATGCTACTTCTCTGAG GGATTTGGATTTGTTTCATGAATGCAGAGacgatgattttgatgatattttggcAGAAATGGAGAAGGAAATGAGTATGGGAGATGTGATGAATGAACTAGGCTATGGATGCTCAGCTGATGCCTCGCAATGCAAAGagattctctctcttttcacCCCACTGACGGAGATTACCCTCTCTCGGATACTTGGCGCGATTGCTCGTACCCATGCTGGACTTGAGGACAACCAGAACACATTTTCAACCTTTACCTTGGCCCTTGGTTGCAGCACGATGTCTGATCTGCCACCTTTGAGCTCGTGGAATGTCGATGTTCTTGTGAAAGCTATCAAACAACTT GCTCCTAATACAAATTGGATAAGAGTGGTTGAGAACTTGGATTATGAGGGATTCTACATTCCTACTGAGGaggcattttcatttttcatgtctGTATATAAGTACGCTTGCCAG GAACCGTTTCCTCTCCATGCAGTATGTGGATCTGTTTGGAAGAATACTGAGGGTCAGTTGTCTTTTCTTAGATATGCTGTAGCTTCACCGCCAGAAGTATTTACCTTTGCCCATTCAGCTAGGCAGCTG CCATATGTTGATGCAGTGCCTGGCCTTAAGCTTCAGTCTGGACAAGCAAATCATGCATGGCTGTGTCTTGATCTTTTAGATGTGCTCTGCCAACTATCTGAGATGGGTCATGCTAGCTTTGCTCGATCAATGCTTGAGTACCCTCTTAAACAGTGTCCTGAAATGTTGCTTCTTGGGATGGCACACATTAAT ACTGCTTATAACCTGATCCAATATGAAGTATCTTTTGCTGTTTTCCCAATGATAATTAAAAGTACAATGAGCAATGGTATGATTCTTCACATCTGGCATGTGAATCCCAATATTGTATTGCGGGGATTCGTTGATGCTCAGAACATGGAGCCTGACTGCACAATAAGAATATTAGAGATTTGCCAGGAGCTGAAG ATCCTATCATCAGTTCTAGAGATGATTCCTTCTCCATTTGCTATCAGATTGGCTGTTATTGCTTCACAAAAAGAACTTGTGGATCTTGAGAAATGGTTAAGTATTAATTTAAGTACATACAAGGATGTTTTCTTTGAG GAGTGCCTCAAGTTTGTAAAGGAGGTTCAGTTTGGTAGATCACAGGATTTTTCTGCCCAACCTTTCCATCATTCTGGTGCTCTGTTGAATCTTTATATGGAGAAGATTCCTGTTATTCTGAAG TTGTTAAAAGCTCATATTGGTTTGATTACGTCAACCAAGCTTTCTGAGGAAATTGAAAAGTTTCAGGCAGTAGTCTTGGATTCTACTCCAAGGCTGCAGAATGGTGAGGCTGCAGATTCATCAACTTCTGAAGGATACGCAGATGACATTGAGGCGGAAGCAAACTCTTACTTCCATCAAATGTTTTCGGGTCAGTTGACCATTGAGGCAATGGTTCAAATGCTTGCACGATTCAAGGAATCCTCTGTGAAAAG GGAACACTCGATTTTTGAGTGCATGATTGGCAATCTATTTGAGGAATACAGGTTCTTCCCCAAGTATCCTGAAAGACAGCTCAGAATTGCTGCTGTCCTCTTTG GTTCCATAATCAAGCACCAGCTTGTAACTCATCTAACACTTGGCATTGCCCTGCGTGGAGTTTTAGATGCACTGCGTAAACCTGCTGATTCAAAA ATGTTTGTGTTTGGGACCAAGGCGTTGGAGCAGTTTGTGGACCGTCTGATTGAATGGCCGCAATACTGCAACCACATCTTACAAATTTCTCATCTACGTAGTACTCATGCAGAGCTTGTTGCTTTCATTGAACGGGCTCTTGCCAGGATTTCGTCGGGCCATTTGGAATCAGATGGGGCAAGTAATCCTGCTGCTCATCAGCATGTTTCTTCGCAGGCTACCTCAGGAAATGGGGAG GTTAGTGGCTCTGGCATCACACAATTGGGGCAGCAACTTTCTTCTCAGATACAGCTCCAGCAGAGAAGCGAAAGTGTTGTTGATGACCGTCATAAGGTTTCTGCTGCTTCATCTAGTGATATGAAACCACTTTTGTCGTCTATTGGCCAACCATCATCTGTTGCTCCCTTAGGTGATACTTCTAGTGCACAGAAG CTGCATAATGCGGTCAGTGCTCCAGCAATGCTGTCAATCTCTTCCGGTTTTGCTCGTCCTTCCCGAGGAGTTACATCTACTA AATTTGGCTCTGCTTTGAACATCGAAACACTGGTTGCTGCCGCAGAGAGAAGAGAGACTCCTATAGAG GCTCCAGCATCAGAGGTTCAGGATAAGATTTCatttataatcaataatatttcgGCTCTAAATGTAGAAGCCAAAGCTAAGGAATTCACTGAAATATTGAAAGAGCAATATTATCCCTGGTTTGCGCAGTATATGGTTATGAAAAG AGCAAGCATTGAGCCAAATTTTCACGATTTGTacttaaagtttttggataaaGTTAATTCAAAGGCTTTGAATAGAGAGATCGTCCAGGCCACATATGAAAACTGCAAG GTTCTATTAGGATCAGAGCTTATTAAATCAAGTTCAGAAGAGCGTTCATTGCTTAAAAATTTGGGTAGCTGGCTTGGGAAGTTGACAATTGGAAGAAATCAAGTTCTAAGGGCTCGTGAAATAGATCCCAAATCACTGATTATCGAG GCATATGAGAAGGGCTTGATGATTGCTGTCATTCCATTTACTTCCAAG ATTCTGGAACCATGCCAAAGCAGTCTAGCATATCAACCTCCCAATCCCTGGACTATGGCCATTCTTGGATTACTTGCTGAGATCTATTCAATGCCAAACCTCAAAATGAACCTCAAATTTGACATAGAG GTTCTATTCAAGAACCTTGGTGTGGATATGAAGGACATTACACCCACTTCTCTTCTTAAGGATCGGAAAAGGGAAATTGAAGGGAATCCtgatttttctaataaagaTGTTGGAGCATCACAACCTCAGCTAGTTCCTGAAGTTAAACCAGCAATAGTTTCTCCGTTAGGTCACGTGGATTTGCCGCTTGATGTTGCCAGCCCACCTAACTCTGGTGGCCCTACGCATTTATTGTCTCAG TATGCGGCTCCTCTTCGTCTTTCTTCTGGCACATTGATGGAGGATGAAAAACTAGCAGCTCTTGGCATCTCTGATCAGCTTCCTTCCGCGCAAGGCCTATTTCAAGCAAGTCAATCCCAGTCACCTTTCTCTGTTAGTCAG CTTTCGACGCCTATACCTAACATTGGAACTCATGTTATTATCAACCAGAAACTTACTGCCTTGGGCTTGCACTTGCATTTTCAGAG AGTGGTTCCAATTGCAATGGACAGGGCTATCAAAGAGATTGTTTCTGGCATTGTTCAACGCAGTGTTTCAATAGCCACTCAAACAACTAAAGAACTTGTTTTAAAG GACTATGCCATGGAATCAGATGAGACGCGTATATACAATGCTGCACATTTGATGGTTGCAAGTTTGGCAGGAAGTCTGGCCCATGTGACATGCAAG GAGCCCTTGCGCGGTTCTATATCAAGTCAATTGAGGAATTCGCTTCAAGGTTTAACTATTGCAAGTGAACTCCTGGAACAAGCTGTGCAACTTGTTACCAATGACAACCTCGACCTTGGTTGTGCAGTGATTGAGCAGGCTGCTACAGATAAG GCTATTCAAACCATTGATGGAGAAATAGCTCAACAACTTTCTTTAAGAAGAAAGCATAGAGAGGGCGTAGGTTCCTCTTTCTTTGATCCAAACATTTATGCACAAGGATCTATGGGTGTACCTGAGGCCCTGCGCCCAAAACCTGGTCACTTATCAGTTTCTCAACAGCGAGTTTATGAG GACTTTGTTAGACTTCCTTGGCAGAACCAATCTAGCCAGGGCTCACATGCCATGTCTGCTGGTTCTTTGACTTCATCGGGTGATGCTGCTCAAGCCAGTGCTTATGGTTTAGCAGGAGGACAAGGTAACCAAGGCTATTCATCAAGTGCAGGAAGCACAGGATTTGATGCAGTTTCTCGCCCGTCGGATGTTGCTTCTGGCACTACTGAATCCACTTCAGCTGGGTTTCTGAG TACATCATTGGTACACATTGGGGCTGCTGATGGTGGTATTCTACATAATTCTGAAAGTGAATCTGTCAACGCTGCATTTACTCCAGCTGCTACTGAGTTATATGCAGCTGATTCAACTGAACCTGTAAAAGTGCGAATTCTT GAACCTGGAGCTTCTTCTCAGTCACTACCATCAACTGCTGCCCCTGAGCGCATTGGAAGCAGCATCTTGGAACCTTCGCTGCAGACAAGGGATGCTCTGGATAAATACCACATTGTTGCACAAAAG ctTGATGCTTTGATAGGAAATGATGCTAGAGAAGCTGAGGTTCAG GGAGTAATTTCTGAGGTTCCTGAGATAATACTCAGATGCATCAGTCGAGATGAGGCTGCCTTGGCTGTGGCTCAAAAG GTCTTCAAGGGATTGTATGAGAACGCATCAAACAATCTTCATTTTAGCGCTCATCTTGCGATTTTGGCTGCCATTCGTGATGTTTGCAAGCTTGTTGTTAAGGAGCTCACTAGTTGG GTGATTTACTCAGACGAGGAGAGAAAGTTCAACAGAGATATTACTATGGGCCTTATTCGTAGTGAATTACTAAACCTTGCAGAGTACAACGTTCACATGGCAAAACTTATTGATGGGGGAAGGAACA AGGCTGCAACCGAGTTTGCCATTTCTCTTCTTCAAACTTTGGTCACTGATGAGTCCAGAGTAGTCATTTCAGAACTCCACAATCTTGTAGATGCATTAGCAAAG CTTGCTGCAAAACCTGGATCTCCTGAGTCATTACAACAGCTGATTGAGATTGTTAGGAATCCTGCTGCCAATGCTAATGCTTCATCTGGTGCTACCACTGCAAAGGATGATAAGGCTAGGCAATCCAAGGACAAAAAG GCTTATAGTCACACCACAGCAAACAGGGAAGATTACAACATCCCGGAGTCTGTGGATCCAGATCCCGTTGGTTTCCCTGAGCAG GTATCCATGCTGTTTGCAGAATGGTATCAGATATGCGAACTTCCTGGCTCAAATGATGCAGCTTGTACTCGTTATGTCTTGCAATTACATCAAAATGGTCTGCTTAAAGGGGATGATATGACAGATCGGTTCTTCCGCCGCCTCACg GAAGTTTCTGTTGCACATTGCCTATCTTCGGAGGTCATTAATCCTGGTACATTGCAATCACCTCAGCAAAGTCAGAGCCTATCCTTCCTTGCCATTGACATTTATGCAAAACTCATGTTATCGATCCTGAAG TGTTGTCCTGTGGAGCAAGGGtcaagtaaaatatttcttttgtcaaaG ATTTTGACCGTTACTGtcaaatttattctaaaagatgcggaagaaaagaaagcttCTTTTAATCCTAGGCCGTATTTCAGATTGTTTATTAACTGGCTGTTAGACATGAGCTCACTGGATCCTGTTGCTGATGGTTCAAACTTTCAG ATATTGTCGGCCTTTGCAAATGCATTCCATGTTTTGCAACCCCTTAAAGTACCTGCCTTCAG CTTTGCGTGGCTTGAGTTGGTCAGTCACAGGAGTTTCATGCCTAAATTACTCATTGGAAATGGTCAAAAGGGTTGGCCTTATATCCAACGCTTGCTTGTGAATTTGCTTCAATTCTTGGAACCATTTTTGAGGAATGCTGAGCTGGGAGTGCCG GTTCGCTTTCTGTATAAAGGCACACTTAGAGTGCTGCTAGTGCTGCTCCATGATTTCCCAGAATTCCTATGTGATTATCATTTTACCTTTTGCGATGTGATTCCCCCAAGTTGCATACAAATGCGCAATATTATCCTCAGTGCTTTTCCTCGCAATATGAGGCTGCCTGATCCATCTACTCCCAACTTAAAG ATTGATCTGCTTCCAGAAATCAGAGACCCCCCTCGTATTTTTTCTGAGGTTGATGCGGCTCTTAGAGCAAAGCAGATGAGAGCTGATGTGGATGATTATCTCAAG ACGGGCCAACCAGGTTCCTCATTTCTGAGTGAACTGAAGCAGAAATTGCTCCTTCCACCCAGTGAGGCTGCTTCTGCTGGTACCCGTTACAATGTACCACTGATCAATTCTCTTGTGCTTTATGTAGGAATGCAG GCCATCCATCAACTGCAAACAAGAACATCTCATGCACAGTCGACAGGAAACAATAGTTCGCTGACTGCATTCTTGGTGAGTGCTGCCTTGGATATTTTCCAGACATTGATTCAGGATCTGGATACCGAAGGGCGCTATCTTTTCCTAAATGCGGCTGCGAATCAGTTGCGCTATCCTAACAACCATACacattatttttcctttgtcTTACTCTATCTGTATGCTGAAGCAAACCAG